The Zootoca vivipara chromosome 4, rZooViv1.1, whole genome shotgun sequence genome has a segment encoding these proteins:
- the C4H3orf85 gene encoding uncharacterized protein C3orf85 homolog translates to MSASALQVATCAVLLTGVWGLPFVSEEEANEFLGLRRQALFSDYWDPASPQNGWAEKASEYWTSLKTSAQYYMDLGSVAFDTDTARDHINSYMDLLRESGAHLQQQKRKRHVVIPEPDWDPYCA, encoded by the exons ATGTCTGCTTCTGCGCTTCAAGTTGCTACGTGTGCTGTGTTGCTCACAG GGGTTTGGGGACTACCATTTGTCTCCGAGGAAGAAGCCAATGAGTTCTTAGGACTTAGGAGACAAGCACTTTTTTCAGACTATTGGGACCCAGCTAGCCCCCAGAATGGCTGGGCAGAAAAG GCCAGCGAATACTGGACATCGCTGAAGACATCAGCACAGTACTACATGGATTTGGGATCTGTCGCATTTGATACCGATACAGCCAG GGACCACATTAACTCTTACATGGATCTGTTACGGGAATCGGGAGCGCATCTTCAGCAGCAGAAACGTAAACGCCATGTTGTTATACCTGAACCAGACTGGGACCCTTATTGTGCATAA